The Bifidobacterium animalis subsp. animalis ATCC 25527 genomic interval TTCGACTGCGAGGGGGCGACTTCGAGTGGCTGGCCCTTATAGGTCTGTTCCTTGAGCCAAGCGGCGGTCTGCTCGCGAATCTCGCGCAGGTGGTCCACCTGGCTCAGCTGTTCCTTCGTATGATCGAAGGCCGCCAGCGCCACCGCCTGCGTCACGGCAGACAGGTGGTATGGCATGCGCACGATGCGCAGGCAGTCCACAATACCTTCGCTGGCCGCCAGATAGCCCACTCGGGCTCCCGCGAACGCGAATGCCTTGCTCATGGTGCGGCTCACGGCCAGATTGTCGTAGTCGTTGATGAGCGTCGTGGCCGACGGCGTGCCCGGGTTGCGGAATTCAATATAGGCCTCATCCACAACCACGATCGGGTGCACCCCATCGTGTGCACCAGCGACCTGAGCACTTTGGCAATGTTCGAGAATGCGCTTGAGATCGGTCATGGGCAGTTCGGTGCCGGTCGGATTGTTCGGGCTGGTGAGCACCACCATGGCCGGCTGGATCGCATCGATGTCCTCGATGGTACGGTCCACATCAAGGGTGAAGTCCGGCTTGCGGTGCGTGGTGTGCCAACTGGTGAACGTGTCGCGTGCATACTCGGGGTACATCGAATAGGCCGGGTCACAGCCCAGTGCGGCACGGCCAGGGCCTCCGAAAGCCTGAAACAGCTGGAGCATGATCTCGTTGGAGCCGTTGGCGCCCCACACCTGTTCCACCGTGAGCTGCGCCCCCGATTCCTCCTTGAGGTACTTGACGAAGGCCTCGCGCAGTCCGATGTGTTCGCGGTCCGGATAGCGGTTGAGTGTGGGCGCCACCTGCTTGACGCGCTCCACTATGCTGCGAACCACGGCGTGATCCGGCGGATACGGGTTCTCATTGACGTTCAGGCACACCGGGACGTCAAGCTGCGGGGCGCCGTAGGGCACCTCGCCAATGAGGTCGTTACGCAGTGGCAGATCCGCCGGAATCATCGCTTCGCTCATCGTAATCCTGCTTCTTCTTCCTGTTCGGTAATGGTTTCCTTGTTGTACGGATCGTCAATGAAGCGCGTCAGCACGCTCTCGCCGTGCGCCGGGAGATCTTCCGAGACGGCGAAGGCGTTCACCCTGGCGGCGAGCTCCTTCAGTCCCTGCTCGTCGTATTCGATGACCTCCACCGGCTTCATGAACGTGTGCACGCCGAGACCAGCGGCGAATCGTGCGGTGCCCGAGGTGGGCAGCACATGGTTCGAGCCCGACATGTAGTCGCCCAGCGGCACCGGGGAATAGTTGCCGCGGAAGATGGCGCCAGCGTTGCGGATCTTCGCGATCACGGCATCCGTGTCTGCAGTCTGCACTTCAAGGTGTTCGGCGGCGTAGGCGTTCGCCGCGTCGATCGACTGCTCGATGCCGTCGGTGAGAATGATGCCGGACTGCTTGCCGGAGAGGCTGGTGGCTACACGTTCGGAGTGCTCGGTGCGCGGCACACGCTTGTTGAGCTCGGCCTGCACCGCCTCGGCCGACTGCTCGTCGTCGGTGATGAGCACCGATCCGGCGAGTTCGTCGTGCTCGGCCTGACCAATGAGGTCAGCGGCGACATATGCCGGGTTCGAGGTCTTGTCGGCGATGATGGCGATCTCAGTGGGACCGGCGACCGCGTCGATGCCCACAATGCCCGAGACGAGACGCTTGGCCGTGGCCACGAAGATGTTGCCCGGACCAGTGATCTTGTCTACCGGCTCGCACAGCACCGGGGAGACCGGATTGTCGAGGTCGGCGGCGCCATAGGCGAACATCGCGATGGCCTGTGCACCGCCGACGGCGTAGACCTCGTCCACACCGAGAATGGCACAGGTGGCAAGAATCGTCTTGTTCGGCCAACCCTGCGCATTGTCACGGCTTGGCGGAGTGGCGATGGCGAGGCTTTCGACACCGGCGGCCTGTGCCGGCACCACGTTCATGATTACGGAACTCGGGTACACGGCCTTGCCGCCGGGCACGTACAGACCCACACGCTGGATCGGGATCCAGCGCTCACTGACGCGCGCACCCTCGGCCAGATCGGTGTGGAAGTCCTCCGGGACCTGCGATTTCGCGACTGCGCGGGCACGGCGCACGGATTCCTCAATCGCTGCGCGTACTTCCGGGTCGAGGCTCGCCACGGCGGCATCCATGACGTCGGTGGGTACACGGAACGACTTGGGGACGATGTGGTCGAATTTCTCGGCATATTCACGCAACGCTGCGGCGCCGTTCTCCCTCACGTTGTCGAGAATCGGCTGCACGATCTCGCTCGCTTCGTCGGTTCCCATCTCAGCTCGTGGCATCGCGTCGAGCATCTCGGCGCGTGTCAGTTCCTTGCCGCGCAAATCAATGATGCGCATATAGTTATCTTGGCTCATAAGCCACTATGGTACCAAGCGCCTGTCACGAGAAGGAAAACGAGAGCATCGGGCCTTTTGCATCGTGAGATTGCCCGCTGACGTGTCCCGACGAGTCCCCATGTTCGCGTCAATCCAGCAAATTTGCGTAGTCGGGGACGCGCTCCGTGTGGAATTTGTCCCAGATTACGCAAAACAATGACAACGATCAGATGAGAAGATGGCAGGCATCCGGTTTGCGTGAACGGAGACGGCATGCGATGGCATGCCGTCTCCGTTCACGCAAACCGCCGTTCAGATCATAGGCAGTGCGTTGGCGCCGAAGAGAACCTTGATATCGGCGAACAGGCCGGTCTCACGGCGCACACGGAAGCGATCGCCGAGGGTCATGAGGGTCACGCCGCCATTGTCATCGACGATGGCAAGCCTGACCTCGCAGGCACCGGGATGATTGGAGAGGATCTGCGAGAACTGTTCGAGCCGTTGCATATCGAGGGCGTGCGCAGGCAGCTGGACGAAAACAGGACGGTCCTCACCGGCTTCGATGACGGGCACCATGAGGTCGGTGGCGCGCAACGAGATCGTCTCGTCACGTGCCTCGACCATGCCACGCACCTGCACGATCGTGTCGACGGCGAGTTCCGCCGCGTGCGCCTCGTACACCTTGCCGAACAGCAGGCATTGGATGGAGCTCTCCATGTCTTCAATCGTCACGATCGCCCATCGGTTGCCCTTCTTGGAGACGCGTGAGTCGACGTTGGTGATGAGCCCGGCGACCATGACCTGACTGCGCTCGGGCATCGTGGGAGCACGGTCGATCAGTTGCGCGATGGACATGTCACGCAGGCTGGCGAGCACGGACTGCATGCCTGAAAGCGGGTGGTCGGACACATACAGGCCCAGCATTTCGCGTTCGAAGTTGAGCTTGGTCTTCTTATCCCACTCCTCCACGTCGGGTACGCTGATCGACACATCGCCGAGCGCTTCGGCCTCGCCATCACCGGCACCGGCGTCGAGGTCGGCGAAGAGGTCGAACTGCCCAGTGGCCTGCTTGCGTTTGAGGTCGGTGACCGAGTCGATCGCAGCCTCATGAATCTGGTAGAGGGCACGCCGGTTGGGGTCGATCGAGTCGAAGGCACCCGCCTTGATCAACGATTCGACCAGGCGCCTATTGAGTGCGGTCAGAGGCACACGGCGAATGAAGTCCATGAAGTTGACGTACTTGCCATGGCTGCCCTGACGTTCGGCAATGATGTCGGCGACTGCCTTCTCACCCACGTTCCTGATGGCGCCAAGTCCGAAACGCACCACGTCTCCGACGGCGGAGTAGGCGTACACGGATTCGTTGACATCCGGCGAGAGCACCTTGATGCCCATGCGGCGCGCCTCGCCCAGGTACAGGGCGGTCTTGTCCTTGTTCGTGGAGGCACCTTGCAACAGAGCGGCCATGAACTCAGCCGGATAGTGCGTCTTCAAATAGGCGGTCCAATACGAGATGAGCCCGTAGGCGGCAGAATGTGCCTTGTTGAACGCGTAGCCCGAGAACGGCACCAGCACGTCCCACACCGCCTGTGCCGCCTCGCGGGAATAGCCGTGCTCCTTCATGCCCTCGAAGAACGGCACCTGTTCCTTGGCCAGCACCTCGGGCTTCTTCTTACCCATCGCGCGTCTGAGCACGTCGGCCTTGCCCAGCGAGTAGCCGGCCAGAATACGGGCGGCGGATTGCACCTGTTCCTGGTAGATGATCAGGCCGTAGGTCTCGTCGAGCACCTCCTTGAGCGGCTCGGCAAGCTCCGGATGGATCGGCTCGATCTTCTGCAACCCGTTCTTGCGTTTCGCGTAGTTCGTATGCGAGTCCATGCTCATCGGGCCCGGCCGGTAGAGGGCGATCAATGCCGAGATGTCGTTGAAGTTATCTGGCTTCAGCTGCTTGAGCAACGCACGCATGCCGTCGGAATCGAGCTGGAACACACCCAGCGTGTCGCCGCGCGACAGCAGCTCGTACGTCTCCTTGTCGTCAAGCGGAATCTTCGTATGGTCGATCGGCTCCTTGCCGTTGGCCTCGATGTTCCTGAGCGTGTCACCGATCACCGTCAAGTTGGACAGGCCCAGGAAGTCCATCTTCACCAGCCCCAGCGTTTCACATGTGTGGTATTCGAATGTCGTCGTCACCGTGCCGTCCGTACGCTCCAGCAGCGGCGACGTGTCCGTGATCGGCTCCGATCCCATGATCGTGGCGCATGCGTGCACACCCGTCTGGCGAATCAGGCCCTCGATGCCCATCGCCTCGTCGGTGATTCGCTTGGCATCGGGATTCGACTCATACAATTCGCGGTATTCACGCGCCTCCGCATAGCGTTTCGCACCCGGATCGAAAATGTCATGCAGCGGCACGTCCTTGCCACCCGTTGCCGCCGGCGGCAACGCCTTGGTGACCAACTCGCCCATCGAGAACTCGTAGCCCATGATGCGCGCCGAATCCTTGAGCGCCTGCTTCGTCTTGATCGTGCCGTATATCACGCATTGCGCCACCTTGTCGTGCCCGTATTTGTCGCCGCAGTACTCGATTACCTTCAGACGGCCCTCCGGGTCGAAGTCCACGTCGATATCCGGCAGTGACACGCGCTCCGGGTTCAGGAACCGTTCGAAGATCAGACCGTGCTCCAACGGATCCAGCTCGGTGATGCCCATTGCATAGGCAACCATCGATCCTGCCGCCGAGCCACGGCCCGGCCCCACCATGATCCCATGGTCCTTGGCCCACTGGATGTAGTCGGCCACCACCAGGAAGTAGCCCGGGAACTGCATCTGGCAGATCACACCGCACTCGTAATCCGCCTGTGCCAGCACATGCGCTGGTACGTTGCCCTCGTACCGCCGTTCGAGGCCCTCCTCCACTTTCTTCAGGAACAGCGACGTCTCGTCCCAACCCTCCGGGCATGGGAACTTGGGCATGAACGCACCGTCCTCGTGGTCGTCGAACATCACATTGCAACGTTCCGCCACCTCGATCGTATTGTCGCATGCCTCGGGCAGGTCGCGGAACAGCTCGCGCATCTGCTGCGAGGAACGCATGTAATACCCTTCACCATCGAACTTGAACCGGTCCGGATCATCCAGATGCGAGCCTGAATTGATGCACAGCATCGCGTCCTGCGCGCCAGCATCCTCCTCGTGGACGTAATGCGAATCGTTCGTGGCCAGCAGCGGCGCACCGAGCTTCTTCGCGATCTCAAGCAGGTCCTTCGTCACCTTACGCTCGATCTCAAGATTATGGTCCATCAGTTCAATGAAGAAGTTGTCTTTGCCATAAATGTCCTGCAACTCACCCGCCGCGCGCAAGGCCTCATCGAACTGACCGAGGCGCAAACGGGTCTGCACAATGCCCGATGGGCATCCCGAGCCGCAGATCACGCCCTTGCTGTAGGTGGAGAGCACCTCCTTGTCCATACGCGGATAGCGCATCACACGTCCTTCGAGATTCGCCACCGAAGAGGCCCTGATCAGGTTCCTCAATCCTTCGTCGTCCTCGGCCCACAGTGTCAAATGCGTGATCAGGCCGCCACCGGACACATCATCACGCCGTTGCGCCTCCGTGCCCCAATGCACGCGCGATTTGTCTTGCCTCGCCGTCTCCGGCGTCACATACGCCTCGATGCCGATGATCGGCTTGACATCCTGCTTCACCGCCTCGGTGTACATCTCATACGCGCCATGCATGTTGCCATGGTCCGTGATGCCCACGGCGCCCATTCCCAATTCCTTCGTGTACTTCACCAAATCGGGAATCTTCGATGCGCCATCGAGCAACGAATAATGCGTATGGTTGTGCAACTGCACGAAATCAGCGGAATTGGTCATAGTGTTCTAATGTACCTTGAAATCTGCTTGCTGTACAGGGCGCAAGCAGAGGTGCCCCGCAACCCTTCGAACACGCCATGTCCGTTTCGACACTCGGCATTTCCAGCACATCAATCGCTTCATATGGAAACAGCGCCGCATCGTCGCTAGAGTGTTGGCAACATTGCCGAGTAAGCCGACGCGAGGGAAAGGAGGTTGCCTATGGCGGCATCGAAGCCGGCCCACGGCAGGCGCATCGCCGTATATGTCGCGCTCATTCCGCTCTGCGCCCTGCTTGCCCTTCCCGGAGCCATCGGCATGGTGCAGGCCATTCGCATACTGTTTGGCTGCGATCATGCGGCCGGCTATTCCACCGGGGTGCGCGAGCTGGAGGCGTGGATCAGTCTGTTGTTCACCACGCCGTTGGCAGTTATACCAACCTGCGCGATGATCATATTCGTGGTATTGGCGATCGCGGAAGCCAGTCGCGGGAAATCACCGCCATCGTCATCCTCGCGACGACTCTAACCGCTGGTGCTCCCGTTGGGCGAAGCGCTCACGCTCCGTCTCCAGCGCATGCTGCAGATCGGCGGGATACCGCGAGGTGACCACAGTGTTGATGTGCGTGCGCGGATGCCGGAACTCCAGCTCCATGGCGTGCAGCCATTGACGTTGGAGCCCCAGTGCCTGCGACAGACGGGGATTGGCCCCGTACATCGGGTCTCCTACAAGAGGGTGCCCGATGGACGAGAAATGCACGCGAATCTGGTGGGTGCGTCCGGTCTCGAGATTGATCGATGCGAGTGTGGTCTCGCCGAAGCGTTCCATCACGTCCCAATGGGTGATGGCCTCCTTGCCCGCGGGCGTGACCGTGAAGCGGAAATCGGAGACCTTTGCCCGCCCGATCGGAGCTTCGATGGTGGCCTTGTCTTCCTTGAGATTGCCTTGCACGAGCGCATGGTAGGTCTTTTTCACCTCGTGCTCGGAGAATTGCCTGCGCATTTCTTTGTATGCGAGGTCGGATTTGCATACGAGCATGAGCCCTGAGGTTCCCACATCGAGCCGCGAAACAATGCCCTGCCGTCCTGCAGCCCCCATCGATGTGATGTGCACACCGCGCTGGATCAATGACCCCAGCACTGTGGGCCCGGTCCAGCCGACTGAGGCATGCGCCGCCACACCAACCGGTTTATCTACTATCACGATGTCGTCGTCCTCATAGGCGATTCCCATTTCAGTCGAGACGGGTTCGAGTTCCCGTCTCTCTTCCTGCACGTCAATCTCAACAGTGTCGCCGTCCTGCAATGTGGCGGATTTATGAATGTCACGCCCGATCACACGTGCCTGCCCGGTTTCGATGAGTTCAGTGGCCTTGGCCCGTGAGATGCCCATCATCTTGGCTACAGCCACATCGAACCGCTTCCCGATCAGTGCATCGGGCGCCGGAATGATCGTGCTCATTGCGCTCCTTCCATATGCCTAGTTATCGGAATGCCCGGCATTCGCTGTTTCAGCCGGCTGCCGCTCGTCGCTCCCCCTATATGGCACTCCGCACAAAATGAGCACGATGATGCCTATTCCCGCGATCATGAGGAAGATGTCGGCCACATTGCCCACCGACCAACCGTAATTGAGGAAATCAACGACCTTGCCATTGAGGAATCCTTGGGCATATGCCACGCGATCAATCAGGTTCCCCAACGCCCCGGCAAAGGCGAGTGCCAGAAACACGGTCCAGACCATCGATGTGGTGCGCCAAGCCAGCCAGACAAGCACACAGCATGCGGCGATGGCGAAGAGGCTGATTACCCAAGTCGAGTTGGCCCCCATGCCCAGCGAGGCCCCGGGATTATGGACCAACGTCAGGTGCAGGAACCGTGGGATCACCTGAATGTAATCGGTTTCGGTCAGATAGGTCTGTGCCAGATATTTGGTGAGCTGATCTATTCCAAGGGCGACGATGGCGATAGATGCAAAGACGGCCACGCGTGCACGCGGCCGTCTTGGTTTCGAATTCAACATTGGCTAATGGTATCAGTTGGCCTTGTCGATGTCCTTGTAGTTGTTCGTGTCGGAGACCTGTGCCTGCAGCTGGCCGAGGAATTCGGTGAGGCGTGCGCGGTATTCGGTCTCGAAGGTCTTGAGGCCCTGAATGTTGCCTTCGATCACCTTCGACTGGGTCTCGAGGTTCTCGCGTACCTGCTGGGCGTAGTCGTCGGCCGCAGTGCGGGTCTTCTCCGAATAGTCGTCGGCACGCTTCTTGGCCTCGGCCTCGAAGGCGTTGATCTCGTCGTGGCGTTCGACCACGTACTGGTCGGCCTCGCTCTTCTTCTGCTGGGCGTAGGTGTTGCCTTCGTCCTGCTTCTTCTGAGCGTACTCGTCTGCCTCATGGGCCTTCGAGTCGGCATAGGTGTCGGCCTCGTTGGTCTTGGCGGCGGCGTAGTTGTTCGCCTCTGCGGTCTTCTGATCCGCGTACGTGTTCGCCTCTGCGGTCTTCTGATCCGCGTACGTGTTCGCCTCATTGGTCTTGTCGACCACGTACTGATCTGCCTCGGCGTGCTTGTTCTTCATGTACGTGTCGGCATCCTCATGCGTCTTGGCGCTGTACGAATCGGCATCGTCACGAGTCTTCGCACTGTAGGCATCGGCAGCCTCGCGGGTGCGGGCATTGTAATCGTCGGCCTCGGAACGAGTGCGGTTCGAATAGTCGTTGGCCTTGGAGATGAGCTCCTCATACTTGCGCTGGGCCTGCTCGGTGATCTCCTTGGCGGTCGCCTTGCCCTTGTCGACGTACTGGTCGTGCAGCTGCATCGCGAGGGTGAGCATCGCGGTGGCGCGCTCCGGCTCGCTGTTGGCCGCAGCGGCTGCGCTCTTGATCTTCTGCAGGCTGCCCGTCTCGGTGTTCGGCTCGACCTTGGCAACCTGGTCACGCAGCTGTTCCTCACGCTGCTTCGATTCCTCGAGCTGCTTGGTGAGGTCCTTGATCTGGGCTTCGGCCTGCTGGGCACGCATCGTCTGCTCATGGGCAGCAGAGAGCTCATGACGCAGATTCTCGCTGTCAGCGCGGAACTGATCACGCTGGCGAGTGATCTCCTGCAGCTCCTTGGCGAGATCCGGCTGATCGGAGTTCTGTGCCGCCTGTGCGGTGAGCTGATCGACCTGCGCGGAGAGGCGTTCGATCTGGTTCTTCAGCTGTTCGTTCTGAGTGGAAAGCGCCTGATTGTTCGACTCGGCTTCCTTGAGCTGCGCCTGTGCAGCCTGTGCGGCCTGATTCGCCTGAGCAATCTGTGCTGCTGCCTGCTCACCCACACCCTCTGCGGCAGCGGCCTTGAGCGACTGGTTTTCCTGCTGCAGGGACTGGACCTGCGCAGTCAGATCGGAAATCTTCGTATTCAGTGCGGAGACGTCGGGGCCGAGTGCCTGCGTGGACTGACCACCTGCAACTGCCTGCTTGCCCAAAGCCTCCACGGTTTCGGTTACCTGATCGAGGAAGTCGTCGACCTCATCGACATCGTACCCTTCCTTGAAGCGCACCGTTTGGAAGGTGTGCTCCCGAATATCCTTTGGCGTCAAAAGAGCCATTATCTTACCACCTCGCTTTGGGATAGACCCAGCTTAGTTGACCTTATTTTTTGATGCTATCACGACACCTGCGCAAGCACACCGCATGGACGGCTTTTTCACATGACAAGCGGACTTTTTCCATCGGTCAGATCAATATACGCAAGATTACCAGCACGAAATACAACACCAAGAAACTCACATCGAAGTAAACGCGCCCCAAGGGAATCGGCTTGATGTATCGTCTCAGGAAGCGCAGTGGCGGCTCGGTGAGCTGGTAGATGATGCGCAGCAGGGTCGCCACAAAACCGGTCGGCCGCCACCGCGGCGCCAGTACCAGCACCCAATCGAAGATCATGCGGGCGAACAATACCGCGATGTAAGCCTCGATGAGCAGGTCGATAATATGGAAGAAGAAGCCGAATAACGTCGAAAGCATGCTCCCAGCCTATCGAATGACTAGGAACATGCTTCCTCGAACAGCAAATGACGCGGGGAGGTCCTGTGCGGACACTCCCTCAGTTTTCGAACAGATTGTCTGACATACCCGATTCGGTGTCCTCCGCCACAATGTCCACACGCGCGGGACTCAGCAGGAACACACGCTCGGTCACGCGTTCGATGGAGCCGGAGATGCCGAACACCACACCAGACGAGAAGTCGATGATGCGGTAAGCCTGTGACTGAGAGACATCGGTGAGATTCAGCACCACCGGGATGCCGTCTCGCAGTGCACGACCGACCAGCTGGGCGTCTTCGTAGCTCTGCGGGTGAATCGTCGTGATGCGGTTGATGTTCGCATGGAACGGTGCCACCGACTTGCGCTGGCTCGTGGAAGGCTGCGTGGACGTGGCCGGGATTGGCGTGACGGAACGATCGGTGTCGAATGACGACTCCGGCTCCTCGTCGATGACCTCGTCATCTTCGTCTTCCGGCACGACGTCGGACATTCCCAGATAAGACATGGTCCTCTTCATGAATCCGGCCATTCGCGTTTCCTTCTTTGCTGTCCTGTTTCAGGTTGACTCTATGGGTTCTACAGGTATTGTAATTCGGACCGTGCCGTAAACGGATCGACTACTGCAGGAATTCCGGAATGTCGAGGTCACCTAGATCACCAAGTGCCGTATACGGATAGCTGCTGGTGTCGGACGAGGCATCGTATTCGGAGCGTTGCTTCGGCGTCGGCTGCTGGGCCACGATCTTCTCATCCGTCTTCTTCTCCTCTTCGAATACCGGACCGGTGGAGGGAATGGGAGACGTGAGGATGGTGGGTTGCCCTGAAGCGACGGCCGGCTTGGTCACCGGCTTGACGGTGTGCTGAGGCGCCGAAGCGGCGGCCTGGGCGTCCTCATTGGCCTGAGCGAGCTTCTTCTTGTCGTTGAAGCCGGCGGCAATCACGGTGACGCGCATCTCATCGCCATAGGCATCGTCGAGTGCGAGACCGAAGATGATCTGCGCCTCCGGATGTGCGGCTTCGCGAACGAAGCCGACGGCCTGGTTCACCTCGGCGAGCTTCAGGTCGTTCGAAGCCGCGATGTTGATGAGCACGCCGCTGGCGCCGTCGATGCTCTCCTCGAGCAACGGCGAGCTGATGGCGATCTCTGCGGCCTGTGCTGCACGATCCTCGCCCCGTGCGGCGCCGATGCCGAAGAGTGCGGTGCCGGAGTTCTGCAGGATCGACGTGATATCGGAGAAATCGACGTGAATGTACGGATTGATCGTGAGCAGGTCCGTGATGCCCTGAACACCGGCGAGCAGAGCGGTGTCGGCCGTGCGGAATGCATCCACGATGCCAATGGAGCTGTCGTCGAGTTCAAGAAGTCGGTCGTTCGGAATGACGATGAGCGCGTCGACCTCTTCGCGCAGATTGTCGATGCCCAGCGCTGCCGAGGCGGCACGCTGCGGGCCTTCGAAGGAGAACGGACGAGTGACGACTGCAATGGTGAGCGCGCCCTGCTGGCGTGCTGCGCGGGCGACCAGTGGGCTTGCACCGGTGCCGGTGCCACCGCCCTCACCGCAGGTGACGAACACCATGTCGGCGCCCTTGACGGCTTCTTCGATCTCGGACTGGTGGTCCTGGGCGGCCTTCGCGCCCTTCTCCGGATCCGCCCCAGCGCCGAGCCCTCGGCTCGAGGCGTCACTCAGCGAGATCTTGACATCGGCGTCGGAGCGCAGCAAATCTTTCGCATCCGTGTTGATTGCCACGAATTCCACATTCTGCAGACCCTCGGCAATCATTCGGTTGACTGCATTGCCACCTGCGCCACCGACACCAACGACCTTGATAATCGTGGTGTCGTTGAAATTGTCGGTCTGGGCGATCTCGCTCACGTTAGTCTCCTGTCACTCACGGTTGTACACAACTGTACCGCAGATGGGTGAGAAAACAGGCCTCCCTCCACTGGACAAGGCCAATCCGCTCACCCTCCTTTTCACATTCCTCGTAGACACCGTAGACCCGATTTCCGAAAGTTTTCTTAAAACGTGTCGCTCAGTAGCTCGCATCCATCGGGTCGTCGCCGAACAGTCGCTCGCGCTCCTCATGGGTCGTGGTCCGCGAATCGAGCCAACCATATGGCAAATGCACCTTCTTCGCAAAGCGAACACGACCCCTCGGCTGGTCCACCACCCGTTCAGGATACTCGATGTTCGGGTCAAGCGCGTCCACCTGCTCACGAACATCCTTCAAACTCTCGCATTCCATGAACGCGCGCCTGGTGAAGCCTCCCACCGGGAAACCTTTCAGGTACCATGCGACATGCTTGCGCAGGTCGTGCACAGCCATCCGCTCGTCCCCATCGTAGAACTCGGTGAGCAGCTCGGCATGGCGCATGATGATGCGCCCCACCTCGCCGAGGGTGGGGTTGATGCGCACGTCGCTGCCGGCGAAGGCGTTGCCTATATTGCCGAAGAGCCATGGCCGCCCCTGGCACCCGCGCCCGATCGCCACTCCAGCACACCCGGTTTCGTTCACCATCGCGATGGCGTCCTCGGCGCCCCAGATGTCGCCGTTGCCGAACACCGGTATGTCGAGTGCGCCCACGAGCTCACCGATCCGGGACCAATCCGAATGACCGCCATAGTATTCGGCAGTGGTGCGGGCGTGCAGGGTCACCGCGCTGCACCCCTCCTCCTGGGCTATATGCCCGGCTTCGAGGAAGGTCTCATGCTCATGGTCCAGCCCCACGCGAATCTTCGCTGTCACCGGAATGTTCGCCGGCGCGCACACCGTAACCACGCGCTGGACAATCTCGGTGAACAGATCCGTTTTCCATGGCAATGCCGATCCCCCGCCACGCCGGGTGACCTTGGGAACCGGGCATCCGAAATTGAGATCGAGATGGTCCATCATGCCGTTGTCCACCAGGAACCGCGCCGCCTGTTCCATAATCGACGGGTTCACGCCATACAGCTGCAGCGATCTGATGCGCTCGCTCGGTGCGAACCTGCACAACCTGAGCGCCTTCGGATTGCGCTCGACCAGCGCGCGGGCAGTGACCATCTCGGCCACGTAGAGGCCGTCGGGCCCATATTCCTCGCACTGCACGCGGAACGGCCAGTTCGTCACACCCGCCATCGGGGAGAGCATGACCGGCGTGTTCACCATGACATCGCCGAGCCTGATCGGCGCCAACGGACCGGCCGAAACCGGCTCATGCCGTGCACCGGCATCTGCGCAATCCCTGGCATCTTGGCTTGCATCGCCTTGCCGGGATGTGTTCAGTATCGTCTCCTGCTCGCTCATATCCCCTCGTTCATGTGTTCGAATTGTACAGAATACCGTATGGATTATTCGCACGCACACCTCAT includes:
- a CDS encoding signal peptidase II, which produces MLNSKPRRPRARVAVFASIAIVALGIDQLTKYLAQTYLTETDYIQVIPRFLHLTLVHNPGASLGMGANSTWVISLFAIAACCVLVWLAWRTTSMVWTVFLALAFAGALGNLIDRVAYAQGFLNGKVVDFLNYGWSVGNVADIFLMIAGIGIIVLILCGVPYRGSDERQPAETANAGHSDN
- the ftsZ gene encoding cell division protein FtsZ, with the protein product MSEIAQTDNFNDTTIIKVVGVGGAGGNAVNRMIAEGLQNVEFVAINTDAKDLLRSDADVKISLSDASSRGLGAGADPEKGAKAAQDHQSEIEEAVKGADMVFVTCGEGGGTGTGASPLVARAARQQGALTIAVVTRPFSFEGPQRAASAALGIDNLREEVDALIVIPNDRLLELDDSSIGIVDAFRTADTALLAGVQGITDLLTINPYIHVDFSDITSILQNSGTALFGIGAARGEDRAAQAAEIAISSPLLEESIDGASGVLINIAASNDLKLAEVNQAVGFVREAAHPEAQIIFGLALDDAYGDEMRVTVIAAGFNDKKKLAQANEDAQAAASAPQHTVKPVTKPAVASGQPTILTSPIPSTGPVFEEEKKTDEKIVAQQPTPKQRSEYDASSDTSSYPYTALGDLGDLDIPEFLQ
- a CDS encoding DivIVA domain-containing protein, translated to MALLTPKDIREHTFQTVRFKEGYDVDEVDDFLDQVTETVEALGKQAVAGGQSTQALGPDVSALNTKISDLTAQVQSLQQENQSLKAAAAEGVGEQAAAQIAQANQAAQAAQAQLKEAESNNQALSTQNEQLKNQIERLSAQVDQLTAQAAQNSDQPDLAKELQEITRQRDQFRADSENLRHELSAAHEQTMRAQQAEAQIKDLTKQLEESKQREEQLRDQVAKVEPNTETGSLQKIKSAAAAANSEPERATAMLTLAMQLHDQYVDKGKATAKEITEQAQRKYEELISKANDYSNRTRSEADDYNARTREAADAYSAKTRDDADSYSAKTHEDADTYMKNKHAEADQYVVDKTNEANTYADQKTAEANTYADQKTAEANNYAAAKTNEADTYADSKAHEADEYAQKKQDEGNTYAQQKKSEADQYVVERHDEINAFEAEAKKRADDYSEKTRTAADDYAQQVRENLETQSKVIEGNIQGLKTFETEYRARLTEFLGQLQAQVSDTNNYKDIDKAN
- a CDS encoding cell division protein SepF, translating into MAGFMKRTMSYLGMSDVVPEDEDDEVIDEEPESSFDTDRSVTPIPATSTQPSTSQRKSVAPFHANINRITTIHPQSYEDAQLVGRALRDGIPVVLNLTDVSQSQAYRIIDFSSGVVFGISGSIERVTERVFLLSPARVDIVAEDTESGMSDNLFEN
- the dusB gene encoding tRNA dihydrouridine synthase DusB → MSEQETILNTSRQGDASQDARDCADAGARHEPVSAGPLAPIRLGDVMVNTPVMLSPMAGVTNWPFRVQCEEYGPDGLYVAEMVTARALVERNPKALRLCRFAPSERIRSLQLYGVNPSIMEQAARFLVDNGMMDHLDLNFGCPVPKVTRRGGGSALPWKTDLFTEIVQRVVTVCAPANIPVTAKIRVGLDHEHETFLEAGHIAQEEGCSAVTLHARTTAEYYGGHSDWSRIGELVGALDIPVFGNGDIWGAEDAIAMVNETGCAGVAIGRGCQGRPWLFGNIGNAFAGSDVRINPTLGEVGRIIMRHAELLTEFYDGDERMAVHDLRKHVAWYLKGFPVGGFTRRAFMECESLKDVREQVDALDPNIEYPERVVDQPRGRVRFAKKVHLPYGWLDSRTTTHEERERLFGDDPMDASY
- a CDS encoding YggT family protein codes for the protein MLSTLFGFFFHIIDLLIEAYIAVLFARMIFDWVLVLAPRWRPTGFVATLLRIIYQLTEPPLRFLRRYIKPIPLGRVYFDVSFLVLYFVLVILRILI